One window from the genome of Salvelinus fontinalis isolate EN_2023a chromosome 3, ASM2944872v1, whole genome shotgun sequence encodes:
- the LOC129835344 gene encoding uncharacterized protein LOC129835344 isoform X2 yields the protein MVPRSLDYFSDFLRLRGESTSRHSDSEGASSTSGEPEQHEDNHTAKNTHSCRECGEEFPTQHYLRKHRNTTHTGEKKTSPKPRKSYSCLDCGKEFPCPSKLQRHLLTHTGERPCFCSDCGKSFTREEHLKTHQRFHCSSGEGSPSISGDPEQAKNCCLECGREFSSAYKLRRHLLTHTGEKPHSCSVCGKSYTYLHTLKSHELKHTGEKSYKCSVCEKSFNQKGNLNQHMLVHTGEKPFSCSVCGKCFTQKANLTAHQLSHTGEKPFSCSICRKGFTQKAYLKQHQKLHTGEKPYACSECDKRFTFCTSLKRHQLQHTGERPDSLSLKEIHQQSHGKKVEESLSASAAEPEQHQENHTTKTSSHCCLECGKHFKTLSSLQIHMRIHTGKKPYPCPDCGKNFATKGSLNLHQRSHTTEAEKPIHCEEENTSQGQEMVSDNLQDLCQTLGLKAKVEEEKDKVEEDGEGATDNAEEVGGLINSDGEEVDWDSVQHSESPVPDSGSKGGSPPTSHINKDPGPQSGSTESLGPDRRHEDITQTPGMNIHIEEEEEEEDEEEEEEEEEEEEEEEGEEEEGEEEEGEEEEGEEEEGEEWEVEEEEEGEDEEEEEEEGEEEEGEEEEVGDLLNSVVEQASWDTPHLGMSPNSCHGSEGTASTPGALERQHQEEEKTRRSKRKKSPERKQPKKKKEKPKKVKIPKQKKAKMTHRCFKCGEGFSRVYDMLLHQTIHIDGTTMFKTKKVHRCLTCGYEASDAHKLMMHERIHTGEKPFQCSVCGKRFAQKGNLKIHQSVHKGEVRNPSFWPDIVERLPTIGVPDQYYDNHTAKPIGIPDQYHDNHTAKPIGVLDQYHDNHTAKPIGIPDQYHDNHTAKPIGIPDQYHDNHTAKPIGVLDQYHDNHTAKPIGVLHQYHDNHTAKPIGVLDQCHGNHTAKPIGVLHQYHDNHTAKPIGEDCQTPSTLQIHMRTHTVENQSRPQCPLCGAEFSQKGLLDDHLVIAHSHEKPEKPYPCPDCGKRFSSKNYIKIHRKIHSGKISYHCAQCDKSFLSAEGLKKHESAHRGERPYRCPACGKCFKQQSQLTCHFKIHTGERSHLCFLCGKSFAREFDLRVHLRVHSGEKPYQCHECGKSYRYRAGIRSHMQQMHPGKPIVEPTPPIPTGPRYGSGGSGLPTALIRKDPGDESSHKAIESQGPDPRHGSMASSQTPRLKARAEEEEEEEEEEEEEVNVDGSGNSEEDDASWKPALRLAKTGGGGPSASGGQRKHRKKQQVKRKTRVKEGERKRPRAKRFNNRRCFKCGEGFPREYELLLHLQTHLDYSCYACGAPFNNKELLQRHQEEHAEESLGVFSGEAAGPTTGQQRGRGKRTHRCPTCGKELSDASKLKLHVRIHTGEKPYCCSLCGKGFTQPGNLKTHMKTHRDGNPSLLSAGGSGPSTSRGPEHHRENHTVAAAAAQENFNCPDLSSVQKHTTSQDSGEKSSFFCSLCGEEFSEKTQLEEHRLAHLNKKPFPCPDCGKRFRSNYYVKIHMRMHTGERPYQCAECGKGFITEEGLKKHESAHRGERPHLCPECGKRFKQQSQLTCHFRMHTGQKSHLCSVCGKSYFREFDLKVHLRVHTGEKPHQCEECGKSFYYLQGLRQHQRTHAPKPIGPTRQLGRPKQSSSAADNMDVPNQSPRTGRPRPAPRVERPMPLPRVERPMPLGLPRVESDLERPHWQYWHL from the exons ATGGTTCCTAGGAGCCTTGACTACTTCAGTGACTTTCTAAGATTGAGAG GAGAGAGTACCAGCCGTCACTCTGACAGTGAGGGGGCAAGTTCTACCTCAGGAGAACCTGAACAACATGAGGACAATCACACAGCCAAGAACACACACAGCTGCAGAGAGTGTGGAGAGGAGTTCCCTACCCAGCATTATCTAAGAAAACATcgtaacacaacacacacaggagagaagaagaCCAGTCCCAAACCCAGGAAGAGCTACAGCTGCCTGGACTGTGGGAAGGAGTTCCCATGTCCATCTAAACTACAACGACACCTtctgactcacacaggagagaggcccTGCTTCtgttctgactgtgggaagagtttcactcGGGAGGAACATCTGAAGACACACCAGCGGTTCCACTGTTCTAGTGGGGAGGGCAGTCCCTCTATATCGGGAGATCCTGAACAGGCAAAGAACTGCTGCCTGGAGTGTGGAAGAGAGTTCTCTAGTGCTTACAAACTACGCAGACACCTGCTGACACACACGGGAGAAAAGCCTCACTCCTGCTCCGTGTGTGGGAAGAGTTATACTTATCTACACACCTTGAAATCACATGAGCTGAAACACACCGGGGAGAAGTCTTACAAATGTTCCGTGTGTGAGAAGAGCTTCAACCAAAAGGGAAATTTGAACCAACACATGTTAGTGCACACCGGTGAGAAACCTTTCTCCTGCTCTGTCTGTGGCAAGTGCTTCACCCAGAAAGCCAACCTGACTGCCCACCAGCTctcccacacaggagagaagcctttctccTGTTCCATCTGTAGGAAGGGCTTCACTCAGAAAGCATATCTTAAACAACACCAGAAActgcacactggagagaagccttacgccTGCTCCGAGTGTGACAAGAGGTTTACCTTCTGTACATCCTTGAAAAGACACCAGCTgcaacacacaggagagagaccggACTCGCTAAGTTTGAAAGAAATACACCAGCAATCACACGGCAAAAAAGTTGAGGAGAGTCTCTCTGCATCAGCAGCAGAACCTGAACAACACCAGGAGAATCACACAACTAAGACGTCGTCTCACTGCTGCTTAGAATGTGGGAAACATTTCAAAACGTTATCGTCTCTACAGATCCACATGAGAATCCACACAGGAAAGAAGCCATACCCCTGCCCTGACTGTGGGAAGAATTTTGCTACAAAAGGAAGTTTGAACTTGCACCAGCGGTCACACACAACAGAAGCAGAGAAACCCATCCACTGTGAGGAGGAGAACACATCACAGGGGCAGGAGATGGTatctgataacctacaggacctCTGTCAAACACTGGGGCTGAAGGCTAAAGTCGAAGAGGAGAAGGACAaggtggaggaggatggagaaggGGCGACGGATAATGCAGAGGAAGTTGGAGGGCTGATTAATTCTGATGGAGAAGAAGTTGACTGGGATTCTGTTCAACATA GTGAGAGTCCTGTCCCTGACTCTGGTAGTAAAGGAGGAAGTCCCCCTACGTCACACATCAACAAG GATCCTGGGCCTCAATCGGGGTCGACAGAGTCCCTGGGTCCTGACCGAAGACATGAGGACATCACTCAAACACCTGGGATGAACATTCATattgaagaagaagaggaggaggaggatgaggaagaagaagaagaagaggaggaggaagaagaagaagaggagggagaagaagaggagggagaagaagaggagggagaagaagaggagggagaagaagaggagggagaagagtgggaggtggaagaggaagaagagggtgaagatgaagaagaggaggaggaggaaggggaggaagaggaaggggaggaagaggaagttgGTGATCTGTTGAATTCTGTAGTAGAACAGGCTTCCTGGGATACTCCTCATCTTG GAATGAGTCCTAACTCCTGCCACGGTAGTGAGGGAACTGCCTCAACACCAGGAGCACTGGAACGACAACACCAGGAGGAAGAGAAGACACGGAGGAGCAAACGGAAGAAGAGTCCAGAACGAAAGCAGCCgaagaagaaaaaagagaaaCCGAAGAAGGTAAAGATTCCGAAGCAGAAGAAAGCTAAGATGACCCACCGCTGCTTTAAATGTGGAGAGGGATTCTCCCGTGTCTACGACATGCTCTTACACCAGACCATTCATATAGACGGAACGACCATGTTCAAAACCAAGAAGGTTCACCGCTGCTTAACGTGTGGGTACGAAGCATCCGATGCACATAAGCTGATGATGCACGAGCGGATACACACGGGAGAGAAGCCTTTCCAGTGCTCTGTGTGCGGCAAGAGATTCGCTCAGAAAGGAAATCTGAAAATACACCAGAGTGTGCACAAAG GAGAAGTCAGGAATCCCAGTTTCTGGCCGGACATCGTGGAGAGGCTTCCTACAATAGGTGTCCCGGACCAATACTATGACAACCACACAGCTAAGCCAATAGGAATCCCGGACCAATACCATGACAACCACACAGCTAAGCCAATAGGAGTTCTGGACCAATACCATGACAACCACACAGCTAAGCCAATAGGAATCCCGGACCAATACCATGACAACCACACAGCTAAGCCAATAGGAATCCCGGACCAATACCATGACAACCACACAGCTAAGCCAATAGGAGTTCTGGACCAATACCATGACAACCACACAGCTAAGCCAATAGGAGTCCTGCACCAATACCATGACAACCACACAGCTAAGCCAATAGGAGTCCTGGACCAATGCCATGGCAACCACACAGCTAAGCCAATAGGAGTCCTGCACCAATACCATGACAACCACACAGCTAAGCCAATAGGAGAGGATTGCCAAACTCCATCAACTCTACAGATACACATGAGAACTCACACTGTAGAGAACCAGTCTAGACCGCAGTGCCCTCTCTGCGGGGCAGAGTTCTCTCAGAAAGGCCTTCTGGATGATCACCTGGTGATCGCCCACTCCCATGAGAAACCAGAGAAGCCTTACCCCTGTCCAGACTGTGGGAAGAGGTTCTCCAGCAAGAATTACATCAAGATCCACCGGAAGATCCACAGTGGGAAGATCTCTTACCACTGCGCCCAGTGTGATAAGAGTTTCCTGTCAGCGGAGGGGCTCAAGAAGCACGAGAGCGCTCACCGAGGAGAGAGGCCGTACCGATGCCCTGCGTGTGGCAAGTGTTTCAAACAACAATCCCAGCTGACCTGTCACTTCAAGATCCACACCGGAGAGAGGAGCCATCTCTGCTTCCTGTGTGGGAAGAGTTTCGCCAGAGAGTTTGACCTCCGGGTGCATCTCAGAGTCCACTCTGGAGAGAAGCCCTACCAGTGCCATGAGTGTGGCAAGAGCTACAGGTACAGAGCAGGCATCCGGTCACACATGCAGCAGATGCACCCTGGGAAGCCTATAGTGGAACCAACGCCACCCATCCCCACAGGCCCTCGCTACGGCAGTGGAGGAAGTGGTCTTCCAACAGCCCTTATCAGAAAG GATCCCGGTGACGAATCCAGCCACAAAGCTAtagagtcccagggtcctgatcCAAGACATGGCAGCATGGCCTCCAGTCAAACACCTCGGTTGAAGGCCAGGgctgaagaagaagaggaggaagaggaggaggaggaagaagaggtgaACGTTGATGGTTCGGGTAATTCTGAAGAAGACGACGCCAGTTGGAAACCTGCTCTTCGTCTTG CCAAGACCGGTGGCGGTGGTCCGTCTGCGTCAGGAGGACAGAGAAAACACCGGAAGAAACAACAGGTCAAACGTAAAACCAGAGTCAAAGAAGGCGAACGGAAGCGACCCAGAGCCAAGAGGTTTAACAACCGTCGCTGTTTTAAATGCGGAGAGGGATTCCCCCGGGAATATGAGCTGTTGCTCCACCTGCAGACACATCTGGACTACAGCTGCTACGCGTGTGGAGCACCGTTCAACAACAAAGAGCTGCTGCAGAGACATCAGGAAGAGCACGCCG AGGAGAGTCTGGGTGTGTTCTCTGGTGAGGCAGCAGGTCCAACTACAGGACAGCAgcgggggagagggaagaggactcACCGATGTCCAACCTGTGGCAAAGAACTATCCGACGCGTCCAAGCTGAAGTTACACGTGAGAATCCACACCGGGGAGAAACCTTACTGTTGCTCCCTGTGCGGAAAGGGTTTCACTCAGCCGGGGAACCTGAAAacacacatgaaaacacacagaG ATGGGAACCCCAGTTTGTTGTCTGCTGGTGGGTCGGGTCCCTCTACATCAAGAGGTCCAGAACACCACCGAGAGAATCACACCGTCGCCGCAGCAGCAGCTCAGGAGAACTTCAACTGTCCAGATCTATCGTCAGTACAGAAACACACGACGTCTCAGGACAGCGGAGAGAAGTCCTCTTTCTTCTGCTCGCTGTGCGGGGAGGAGTTCTCTGAGAAGACACAGTTAGAGGAACACCGGCTGGCTCACCTCAACAAGAAGCCTTTCCCCTGCCCTGACTGTGGCAAGAGGTTCCGCAGTAATTACTACGTTAAGATCCACATGCGAATGCACACCGGGGAGAGGCCTTACCAATGCGCTGAGTGTGGGAAGGGCTTCATCACAGAAGAAGGGCTGAAGAAGCACGAGAGCGCTCACCGGGGAGAGAGACCCCACCTCTGCCCCGAGTGCGGAAAGAGATTCAAGCAACAGTCCCAACTTACGTGTCACTTCCGTATGCACACCGGACAGAAGAGCCACCTCTGCTCCGTCTGTGGGAAGAGTTACTTCAGAGAATTTGACCTCAAGGTTCACCTCAGAGTCCACACGGGAGAGAAGCCCCATCAGTGTGAggagtgtgggaagagtttctacTATCTACAGGGGCTCCGGCAGCACCAGAGGACCCACGCTCCCAAGCCCATCGGACCGACCCGCCAGCTAGGCAGGCCTAAGCAGTCGTCCAGCGCGGCAGACAACATGGACGTACCAAACCAATCACCCAGGACGGGAAGGCCCAGGCCAGCTCCTAGAGTAGAGAGACCCATGCCTCTACCCAGAGTGGAGAGACCCATGCCTCTAGGCCTGCCTAGAGTTGAGAGTGATCTGGAGAGACCTCACTGGCAGTACTGGCACCTTTAA
- the LOC129835344 gene encoding uncharacterized protein LOC129835344 isoform X1 encodes MYEDFDEPQPNQSNLLVPDCIHGDQNTSGPEMVPRSLDYFSDFLRLRGESTSRHSDSEGASSTSGEPEQHEDNHTAKNTHSCRECGEEFPTQHYLRKHRNTTHTGEKKTSPKPRKSYSCLDCGKEFPCPSKLQRHLLTHTGERPCFCSDCGKSFTREEHLKTHQRFHCSSGEGSPSISGDPEQAKNCCLECGREFSSAYKLRRHLLTHTGEKPHSCSVCGKSYTYLHTLKSHELKHTGEKSYKCSVCEKSFNQKGNLNQHMLVHTGEKPFSCSVCGKCFTQKANLTAHQLSHTGEKPFSCSICRKGFTQKAYLKQHQKLHTGEKPYACSECDKRFTFCTSLKRHQLQHTGERPDSLSLKEIHQQSHGKKVEESLSASAAEPEQHQENHTTKTSSHCCLECGKHFKTLSSLQIHMRIHTGKKPYPCPDCGKNFATKGSLNLHQRSHTTEAEKPIHCEEENTSQGQEMVSDNLQDLCQTLGLKAKVEEEKDKVEEDGEGATDNAEEVGGLINSDGEEVDWDSVQHSESPVPDSGSKGGSPPTSHINKDPGPQSGSTESLGPDRRHEDITQTPGMNIHIEEEEEEEDEEEEEEEEEEEEEEEGEEEEGEEEEGEEEEGEEEEGEEWEVEEEEEGEDEEEEEEEGEEEEGEEEEVGDLLNSVVEQASWDTPHLGMSPNSCHGSEGTASTPGALERQHQEEEKTRRSKRKKSPERKQPKKKKEKPKKVKIPKQKKAKMTHRCFKCGEGFSRVYDMLLHQTIHIDGTTMFKTKKVHRCLTCGYEASDAHKLMMHERIHTGEKPFQCSVCGKRFAQKGNLKIHQSVHKGEVRNPSFWPDIVERLPTIGVPDQYYDNHTAKPIGIPDQYHDNHTAKPIGVLDQYHDNHTAKPIGIPDQYHDNHTAKPIGIPDQYHDNHTAKPIGVLDQYHDNHTAKPIGVLHQYHDNHTAKPIGVLDQCHGNHTAKPIGVLHQYHDNHTAKPIGEDCQTPSTLQIHMRTHTVENQSRPQCPLCGAEFSQKGLLDDHLVIAHSHEKPEKPYPCPDCGKRFSSKNYIKIHRKIHSGKISYHCAQCDKSFLSAEGLKKHESAHRGERPYRCPACGKCFKQQSQLTCHFKIHTGERSHLCFLCGKSFAREFDLRVHLRVHSGEKPYQCHECGKSYRYRAGIRSHMQQMHPGKPIVEPTPPIPTGPRYGSGGSGLPTALIRKDPGDESSHKAIESQGPDPRHGSMASSQTPRLKARAEEEEEEEEEEEEEVNVDGSGNSEEDDASWKPALRLAKTGGGGPSASGGQRKHRKKQQVKRKTRVKEGERKRPRAKRFNNRRCFKCGEGFPREYELLLHLQTHLDYSCYACGAPFNNKELLQRHQEEHAEESLGVFSGEAAGPTTGQQRGRGKRTHRCPTCGKELSDASKLKLHVRIHTGEKPYCCSLCGKGFTQPGNLKTHMKTHRDGNPSLLSAGGSGPSTSRGPEHHRENHTVAAAAAQENFNCPDLSSVQKHTTSQDSGEKSSFFCSLCGEEFSEKTQLEEHRLAHLNKKPFPCPDCGKRFRSNYYVKIHMRMHTGERPYQCAECGKGFITEEGLKKHESAHRGERPHLCPECGKRFKQQSQLTCHFRMHTGQKSHLCSVCGKSYFREFDLKVHLRVHTGEKPHQCEECGKSFYYLQGLRQHQRTHAPKPIGPTRQLGRPKQSSSAADNMDVPNQSPRTGRPRPAPRVERPMPLPRVERPMPLGLPRVESDLERPHWQYWHL; translated from the exons ATGTATGAG GATTTTGATGAACCCCAGCCAAACCAGTCAAATCTACTGGTTCCTGACTGTATCCATGGTGACCAGAACACCAGCGGTCCAGAGATGGTTCCTAGGAGCCTTGACTACTTCAGTGACTTTCTAAGATTGAGAG GAGAGAGTACCAGCCGTCACTCTGACAGTGAGGGGGCAAGTTCTACCTCAGGAGAACCTGAACAACATGAGGACAATCACACAGCCAAGAACACACACAGCTGCAGAGAGTGTGGAGAGGAGTTCCCTACCCAGCATTATCTAAGAAAACATcgtaacacaacacacacaggagagaagaagaCCAGTCCCAAACCCAGGAAGAGCTACAGCTGCCTGGACTGTGGGAAGGAGTTCCCATGTCCATCTAAACTACAACGACACCTtctgactcacacaggagagaggcccTGCTTCtgttctgactgtgggaagagtttcactcGGGAGGAACATCTGAAGACACACCAGCGGTTCCACTGTTCTAGTGGGGAGGGCAGTCCCTCTATATCGGGAGATCCTGAACAGGCAAAGAACTGCTGCCTGGAGTGTGGAAGAGAGTTCTCTAGTGCTTACAAACTACGCAGACACCTGCTGACACACACGGGAGAAAAGCCTCACTCCTGCTCCGTGTGTGGGAAGAGTTATACTTATCTACACACCTTGAAATCACATGAGCTGAAACACACCGGGGAGAAGTCTTACAAATGTTCCGTGTGTGAGAAGAGCTTCAACCAAAAGGGAAATTTGAACCAACACATGTTAGTGCACACCGGTGAGAAACCTTTCTCCTGCTCTGTCTGTGGCAAGTGCTTCACCCAGAAAGCCAACCTGACTGCCCACCAGCTctcccacacaggagagaagcctttctccTGTTCCATCTGTAGGAAGGGCTTCACTCAGAAAGCATATCTTAAACAACACCAGAAActgcacactggagagaagccttacgccTGCTCCGAGTGTGACAAGAGGTTTACCTTCTGTACATCCTTGAAAAGACACCAGCTgcaacacacaggagagagaccggACTCGCTAAGTTTGAAAGAAATACACCAGCAATCACACGGCAAAAAAGTTGAGGAGAGTCTCTCTGCATCAGCAGCAGAACCTGAACAACACCAGGAGAATCACACAACTAAGACGTCGTCTCACTGCTGCTTAGAATGTGGGAAACATTTCAAAACGTTATCGTCTCTACAGATCCACATGAGAATCCACACAGGAAAGAAGCCATACCCCTGCCCTGACTGTGGGAAGAATTTTGCTACAAAAGGAAGTTTGAACTTGCACCAGCGGTCACACACAACAGAAGCAGAGAAACCCATCCACTGTGAGGAGGAGAACACATCACAGGGGCAGGAGATGGTatctgataacctacaggacctCTGTCAAACACTGGGGCTGAAGGCTAAAGTCGAAGAGGAGAAGGACAaggtggaggaggatggagaaggGGCGACGGATAATGCAGAGGAAGTTGGAGGGCTGATTAATTCTGATGGAGAAGAAGTTGACTGGGATTCTGTTCAACATA GTGAGAGTCCTGTCCCTGACTCTGGTAGTAAAGGAGGAAGTCCCCCTACGTCACACATCAACAAG GATCCTGGGCCTCAATCGGGGTCGACAGAGTCCCTGGGTCCTGACCGAAGACATGAGGACATCACTCAAACACCTGGGATGAACATTCATattgaagaagaagaggaggaggaggatgaggaagaagaagaagaagaggaggaggaagaagaagaagaggagggagaagaagaggagggagaagaagaggagggagaagaagaggagggagaagaagaggagggagaagagtgggaggtggaagaggaagaagagggtgaagatgaagaagaggaggaggaggaaggggaggaagaggaaggggaggaagaggaagttgGTGATCTGTTGAATTCTGTAGTAGAACAGGCTTCCTGGGATACTCCTCATCTTG GAATGAGTCCTAACTCCTGCCACGGTAGTGAGGGAACTGCCTCAACACCAGGAGCACTGGAACGACAACACCAGGAGGAAGAGAAGACACGGAGGAGCAAACGGAAGAAGAGTCCAGAACGAAAGCAGCCgaagaagaaaaaagagaaaCCGAAGAAGGTAAAGATTCCGAAGCAGAAGAAAGCTAAGATGACCCACCGCTGCTTTAAATGTGGAGAGGGATTCTCCCGTGTCTACGACATGCTCTTACACCAGACCATTCATATAGACGGAACGACCATGTTCAAAACCAAGAAGGTTCACCGCTGCTTAACGTGTGGGTACGAAGCATCCGATGCACATAAGCTGATGATGCACGAGCGGATACACACGGGAGAGAAGCCTTTCCAGTGCTCTGTGTGCGGCAAGAGATTCGCTCAGAAAGGAAATCTGAAAATACACCAGAGTGTGCACAAAG GAGAAGTCAGGAATCCCAGTTTCTGGCCGGACATCGTGGAGAGGCTTCCTACAATAGGTGTCCCGGACCAATACTATGACAACCACACAGCTAAGCCAATAGGAATCCCGGACCAATACCATGACAACCACACAGCTAAGCCAATAGGAGTTCTGGACCAATACCATGACAACCACACAGCTAAGCCAATAGGAATCCCGGACCAATACCATGACAACCACACAGCTAAGCCAATAGGAATCCCGGACCAATACCATGACAACCACACAGCTAAGCCAATAGGAGTTCTGGACCAATACCATGACAACCACACAGCTAAGCCAATAGGAGTCCTGCACCAATACCATGACAACCACACAGCTAAGCCAATAGGAGTCCTGGACCAATGCCATGGCAACCACACAGCTAAGCCAATAGGAGTCCTGCACCAATACCATGACAACCACACAGCTAAGCCAATAGGAGAGGATTGCCAAACTCCATCAACTCTACAGATACACATGAGAACTCACACTGTAGAGAACCAGTCTAGACCGCAGTGCCCTCTCTGCGGGGCAGAGTTCTCTCAGAAAGGCCTTCTGGATGATCACCTGGTGATCGCCCACTCCCATGAGAAACCAGAGAAGCCTTACCCCTGTCCAGACTGTGGGAAGAGGTTCTCCAGCAAGAATTACATCAAGATCCACCGGAAGATCCACAGTGGGAAGATCTCTTACCACTGCGCCCAGTGTGATAAGAGTTTCCTGTCAGCGGAGGGGCTCAAGAAGCACGAGAGCGCTCACCGAGGAGAGAGGCCGTACCGATGCCCTGCGTGTGGCAAGTGTTTCAAACAACAATCCCAGCTGACCTGTCACTTCAAGATCCACACCGGAGAGAGGAGCCATCTCTGCTTCCTGTGTGGGAAGAGTTTCGCCAGAGAGTTTGACCTCCGGGTGCATCTCAGAGTCCACTCTGGAGAGAAGCCCTACCAGTGCCATGAGTGTGGCAAGAGCTACAGGTACAGAGCAGGCATCCGGTCACACATGCAGCAGATGCACCCTGGGAAGCCTATAGTGGAACCAACGCCACCCATCCCCACAGGCCCTCGCTACGGCAGTGGAGGAAGTGGTCTTCCAACAGCCCTTATCAGAAAG GATCCCGGTGACGAATCCAGCCACAAAGCTAtagagtcccagggtcctgatcCAAGACATGGCAGCATGGCCTCCAGTCAAACACCTCGGTTGAAGGCCAGGgctgaagaagaagaggaggaagaggaggaggaggaagaagaggtgaACGTTGATGGTTCGGGTAATTCTGAAGAAGACGACGCCAGTTGGAAACCTGCTCTTCGTCTTG CCAAGACCGGTGGCGGTGGTCCGTCTGCGTCAGGAGGACAGAGAAAACACCGGAAGAAACAACAGGTCAAACGTAAAACCAGAGTCAAAGAAGGCGAACGGAAGCGACCCAGAGCCAAGAGGTTTAACAACCGTCGCTGTTTTAAATGCGGAGAGGGATTCCCCCGGGAATATGAGCTGTTGCTCCACCTGCAGACACATCTGGACTACAGCTGCTACGCGTGTGGAGCACCGTTCAACAACAAAGAGCTGCTGCAGAGACATCAGGAAGAGCACGCCG AGGAGAGTCTGGGTGTGTTCTCTGGTGAGGCAGCAGGTCCAACTACAGGACAGCAgcgggggagagggaagaggactcACCGATGTCCAACCTGTGGCAAAGAACTATCCGACGCGTCCAAGCTGAAGTTACACGTGAGAATCCACACCGGGGAGAAACCTTACTGTTGCTCCCTGTGCGGAAAGGGTTTCACTCAGCCGGGGAACCTGAAAacacacatgaaaacacacagaG ATGGGAACCCCAGTTTGTTGTCTGCTGGTGGGTCGGGTCCCTCTACATCAAGAGGTCCAGAACACCACCGAGAGAATCACACCGTCGCCGCAGCAGCAGCTCAGGAGAACTTCAACTGTCCAGATCTATCGTCAGTACAGAAACACACGACGTCTCAGGACAGCGGAGAGAAGTCCTCTTTCTTCTGCTCGCTGTGCGGGGAGGAGTTCTCTGAGAAGACACAGTTAGAGGAACACCGGCTGGCTCACCTCAACAAGAAGCCTTTCCCCTGCCCTGACTGTGGCAAGAGGTTCCGCAGTAATTACTACGTTAAGATCCACATGCGAATGCACACCGGGGAGAGGCCTTACCAATGCGCTGAGTGTGGGAAGGGCTTCATCACAGAAGAAGGGCTGAAGAAGCACGAGAGCGCTCACCGGGGAGAGAGACCCCACCTCTGCCCCGAGTGCGGAAAGAGATTCAAGCAACAGTCCCAACTTACGTGTCACTTCCGTATGCACACCGGACAGAAGAGCCACCTCTGCTCCGTCTGTGGGAAGAGTTACTTCAGAGAATTTGACCTCAAGGTTCACCTCAGAGTCCACACGGGAGAGAAGCCCCATCAGTGTGAggagtgtgggaagagtttctacTATCTACAGGGGCTCCGGCAGCACCAGAGGACCCACGCTCCCAAGCCCATCGGACCGACCCGCCAGCTAGGCAGGCCTAAGCAGTCGTCCAGCGCGGCAGACAACATGGACGTACCAAACCAATCACCCAGGACGGGAAGGCCCAGGCCAGCTCCTAGAGTAGAGAGACCCATGCCTCTACCCAGAGTGGAGAGACCCATGCCTCTAGGCCTGCCTAGAGTTGAGAGTGATCTGGAGAGACCTCACTGGCAGTACTGGCACCTTTAA